GGGATGGTCTTCATCGGTGGCAAGTCGAGCAATTCTGCAGTGATTCAACCTTCCAGTCGTGCATGAACTTCTGGCCGTTCGCGCGCTGCAGGAGTTCGTTCTGGCGCGGATCATCGCTCCACTTCCAGTTCAGGTCGGTGACCTTGTCCACCGGCCGCAGCTTCGCCGCGGGATCCCGATGACACTCGAGGCAGAACGACATGCTGAATGGTTTGGCGTGATAGACTTCGTCCATCTGGTTGATCTGTCCGTGGCATTCCACACAGGAGATGCCGCGGGTCACGTGCACGGAGTGGTTGAAGTAAACGTAGTCCGGCGTCTTGTGAATCTGGATCCACGGAATCGGCCGGCCGGTGGCGGCGCTTTCACGGACGAGCGCCAGCTTGGGGTCATCCTTCAACACCATGCTGTGGCAGTTCATGCACGTCGAACTGGCCGGGATGTTGGAGAACCACGATTTTTCCACCGCGCTATGACAGTAGCGGCAGTCCATGCCAAGCTGGGTGACATGGATGTTGTGGGAAAAGCCCACGGGTTGAATGGGCTCGTAGCCCACCCGCGTGTATTTCGGCGTGCAGTAATACCACACGCCCCCCACGACAGCGGAACCCACCAGCAGCGCCCCGCCAATGATCATTAGCGGCAAGCGGTTGGTCCACTTGGGAAAAATGGCTGACATGTATCTCGGTTCAATGAGTTTGGTCGAACGACGCTCTCCACTCACTCGCGCCGTTTGCGAAATCAAGAAGCTGTGATTCTTGGAAAAGAAGCATTCCCGTCAATAATTATTTGAATGAAACCATCTTGGTAGTATCCAAATTGATGTTCAAAATTAGCAGCGGCAAGAGCGTGAACCACGCCGCGACATCACTTTGCGTCAGCGGTTGGCTTGTCTTCCTTCGCACCCGCGTTGCGCGCCTGCTCTGCGATCTCGCCGATATCGGCGGCGGGGATCAGCACGAGCACCGACGACTTGTTCGCCATGCGCCGGCTGACGCCGATGCCAATCAATTTTCCGTCGAGGTCGAAGGTCGGCGTGCCCAAGTTCGCGGACGTCACCCGCACAAACTCACGCGGCTTTTTAAGGATCACGCTGACCTGCCCGCACAACACCGTGGGCTGGCGCCCCAGCACCTCGTCGGCCCGGCCGAGCGAAACCACCTCCTCGGCAATGGCGGCCTTCGCGGCCTGCTTCAAGTCGATGGCGCTCAATGACTGGCCCTTGAATTCCTTGCTGTCGGTTTTGATCCGGATGAACGCGAGATCCAGGTCGGCGTCCTTCATGACCACATCGGCCGGCACTTCCGTGCCATCCGGCATGATGACTTCCATTTCCTTCATCACCGACGAGGCTTCGATGCGGACCCGGCCCGAACCCGTCATGATTTCGCGTCCGGAAACTTCGCGCGCCGGATCGACGGCGCTGAGCGACGTGACCAGCATGCCGTTGGTGGAAATGACCGTGGCGAGCGCCTCAATTTTGCGTTCCTGTTCGGGAAAATTCTGCGGCTGATCCTTGCCGCCTTCCGTCGAAAAGGAAACCTTGCAGACCGCCGAAACCCACAGCACGGCGTCGTGATGTTCGTTGAAAATCTGCCGCGCCGCGACGACCGCCAGATCTTCCGCACCCGAGGCCAGGTTGACAGTGAGAACCAGCAGCGCCATCCGGGCTGCCCATTTGTGCATGTTCATGATTGAGGTTGGTTGGTATATCCGCATCCCCGCCGCGCCTACCACTTCGGCTCCAATTCGAGGAACGTCGTGTAAATGCCGCGCTTGATGAAAATTTTGACGTGCTCCGGTTTCTGTTGCGAGACGCCCTGCATGAGCCGCTTGAGGTCCGCGATGCTTTCGACCGGCTGATTTTCGACGGACAACAGCACGTCGCCCACTCCGAGGCCGGCAAGTGCGGCCCAGCCGGCGTTGCGCACGGCGCTGATTTTCACGCCCCCCTGATCCGGCTTCATCCGCTCATCCACGCGGTCGTTGAGCGACATTTCGCGCGCAGTGAACTCGAACAGCTCGTCCTTGTATTCGGCAAGATCGGACGCAGGTTTGGGTGTTTTGCCCAGGGCAATGGTCAGGTGAACCGGCTGCCCGTCGCGCTCCCCAAGCAGTTCCACTTCGCTGCCGGGGCGGTAATCGCGGATGAGATTGTCGAACAATTCGGCATCCGACGGGGTGCTGGCCGCAATCACCTGGCCGTCGAGTTTGAACCACACATCGCCGACGCGCGCGCCGGCCTTCGCTGCGGGCGAGTCGGGAATGACTTCCGTGACGCGCACACCTTTGCGGCCCTCGAGATCCAGCGCCGTGGCGATCTCGCGTGTGAGCACCTGCGTCTCCACGCCAAGCCAGCCCTTGGCCGGCCGTTGCGGCTTCTCCTGGTCCACTTCGGGACCGATCTTGGGCACGCTGACCATTTCCTCCGAGTCGCGCCGGAACGTGACAAGCACCGGTTTGGCTTCCTTGAGACTCCGGGTGAATTGCGCCGTCCATTCCGACAAATCACCGGCGCCGGTGACGGCCACACCGTCCACCTTGGTGATGATGTCGCCCGGCTGCAATTCAGGTTTCGCTTCGGAACAGGGACCGCCGGGTCGCACCGAATCCACAAGCACGCCGCGATGCTCGGTCCAGTTGTTCTCCAACGCGGAAACCCGCGTGAAGTCGCGCACGGTCAGGCCCCAATTGCGCAGCTCGCGTTCGCGCGCCTCGTTCGGCTCGCGTTCAATGGTCGTCAACGTCCAAGCCTCCGCCCGGCCGTTCCGCAAGCCCTTGACCTTGACCACCGAGCCCACCGGCATCGTGAGCATCAGCCGGTTGAAGAGCGGCAAATCCTCCGGTGCCCGCGCATCAATCACCTTTGTGCCGTTGTATTCGGTGATGAAATCGCCCGCCTGAAGGCCCGCCCGCTGCGCCGGGCTGCCGGGCAGGACCGTGGCCACCAACACCCCGGCGCCGTTCGTCATTTCCTTCAGCAACGGCTGCACTTCAACGCCAATCCAACTACGCGAGACGTGGCCGTGGGTAATCAATTCGCGCGCCACGTTGCGCGCCAGGTTGCCGGGAATCGCGCCGCCGAGGCTGCCGATGCCGACTTCGTTCACGCCGACGATTTCGCCCGCGAGATTCACGAGCGGACCGCCGGAGTTGCCGGGAAAAATAACCGCGTCGTGGCCGATCCACCGCACCAGATCGCCCACGTCTTCGCCGTCGAGCGTGAAGCTGCCGGCGCCGCCCGGCGAAATCATCTCCGTGTTGGCCACGATGCCGCGCGTCACGGATTGGGAAAGCCCCGCGGGACAGCCCATGGCGAGCACGCTGTCGCCGATTTTCAGCTTGTCCGAATCACCAAACGTGGCCACGGGCAGCGGCGCCTTCGGATCCCGGCGGGTGTTCAAATTCAGCTTCAGCACGGCCAGGTCCGTGAGCGGGTCCGTGCCCACCAGGTCCGCCTCCACTTCCTCGCGGTTCGCCAACCGGCACACGATGCGCGTGGCGCGCCCGGCCACGTGGTGATTGGTCAGGATGTAACCGTCCTTGGATATGATGGTGCCGCTGCCGGTGGCCCGAAATTTCTGCATGCGCCCCGCGGCCCCCTGCTCCATCACCACCTGGATGCGCACCAGCGCCGGATACACCTTGTCCACGGCGCGCTGGATTTCGGCGCGCGAGGAGCGGGCGGCGTTCCACGCGGCACACCCGGTGAATAAGACGGCTGGAAGGGACAAGCCAAAGGCAAGCAGGACAGCGGGAACAGCGCGGCGGTGGCTCATGAACGATGTGTGCAAATCAATGATGGAACCCGTTGTCGTGACGGGCGAAACCGGGGAAAGGACACCCGAAGCGCGCCCGCTGTTCAAGGATTGTTTTGCTGGACCGGCACCGCTCAAGTGCGGCCCGCCGTCAACACTTTTGCAAGGTAACGTCCGGTGTGACTTCGTTCGGAGCGGGCGATGACTTCCGGCGGCCCCTGCGCCACAATCTCCCCGCCGCCCGAGCCGCCTTCCGGCCCCAGATCAATCACCCAATCCGCCGTCTTGATGACGTCGAGGTTGTGCTCAATCACAATGAGCGTGTTCCCGTAAACCCGCAGCTTGAACAGCACTTCAAGCAGCTTGGAAACGTCGTGGAAATGCAGCCCCGTGGTAGGTTCGTCGAGCAGGTAGAGCGTGCGGCCGCGGGATTTGCGGCCCAGTTCGGCGGCCAGCTTGACTCGTTGTGCTTCACCGCCCGAAAGCGTCGTGGCGGCCTGGCCCAGCCGCAAGTAGCCCAGGCCCACCTCGGCCATCACCAGACAGGGCTCGTAAATGTGCGGCACGGCGCGAAAGAACGTCACTGCTTCATCGACGGTCAGGTCGAGCGTGTCGGCAATGTTGAGCCCCTTGTAGTTGATTTCGAGCGTCTCGCGGTTGTAACGCTTGCCGTTGCAGGCTTCGCACGTCACATACACCGGCGGCAAAAAGTTCATTTCAATCTTGAGCACGCCGTCGCCTTCGCACTTCTCGCAGCGGCCGCCCTTGACGTTGAAGCTGAACCGTCCCGCATCGTAGCCGCGCACCTTCGCGGT
This window of the Verrucomicrobiia bacterium genome carries:
- a CDS encoding cytochrome c3 family protein; translation: MSAIFPKWTNRLPLMIIGGALLVGSAVVGGVWYYCTPKYTRVGYEPIQPVGFSHNIHVTQLGMDCRYCHSAVEKSWFSNIPASSTCMNCHSMVLKDDPKLALVRESAATGRPIPWIQIHKTPDYVYFNHSVHVTRGISCVECHGQINQMDEVYHAKPFSMSFCLECHRDPAAKLRPVDKVTDLNWKWSDDPRQNELLQRANGQKFMHDWKVESLQNCSTCHR
- a CDS encoding serine protease, with the translated sequence MNMHKWAARMALLVLTVNLASGAEDLAVVAARQIFNEHHDAVLWVSAVCKVSFSTEGGKDQPQNFPEQERKIEALATVISTNGMLVTSLSAVDPAREVSGREIMTGSGRVRIEASSVMKEMEVIMPDGTEVPADVVMKDADLDLAFIRIKTDSKEFKGQSLSAIDLKQAAKAAIAEEVVSLGRADEVLGRQPTVLCGQVSVILKKPREFVRVTSANLGTPTFDLDGKLIGIGVSRRMANKSSVLVLIPAADIGEIAEQARNAGAKEDKPTADAK
- a CDS encoding PDZ domain-containing protein — protein: MSHRRAVPAVLLAFGLSLPAVLFTGCAAWNAARSSRAEIQRAVDKVYPALVRIQVVMEQGAAGRMQKFRATGSGTIISKDGYILTNHHVAGRATRIVCRLANREEVEADLVGTDPLTDLAVLKLNLNTRRDPKAPLPVATFGDSDKLKIGDSVLAMGCPAGLSQSVTRGIVANTEMISPGGAGSFTLDGEDVGDLVRWIGHDAVIFPGNSGGPLVNLAGEIVGVNEVGIGSLGGAIPGNLARNVARELITHGHVSRSWIGVEVQPLLKEMTNGAGVLVATVLPGSPAQRAGLQAGDFITEYNGTKVIDARAPEDLPLFNRLMLTMPVGSVVKVKGLRNGRAEAWTLTTIEREPNEARERELRNWGLTVRDFTRVSALENNWTEHRGVLVDSVRPGGPCSEAKPELQPGDIITKVDGVAVTGAGDLSEWTAQFTRSLKEAKPVLVTFRRDSEEMVSVPKIGPEVDQEKPQRPAKGWLGVETQVLTREIATALDLEGRKGVRVTEVIPDSPAAKAGARVGDVWFKLDGQVIAASTPSDAELFDNLIRDYRPGSEVELLGERDGQPVHLTIALGKTPKPASDLAEYKDELFEFTAREMSLNDRVDERMKPDQGGVKISAVRNAGWAALAGLGVGDVLLSVENQPVESIADLKRLMQGVSQQKPEHVKIFIKRGIYTTFLELEPKW